In Persicimonas caeni, a single window of DNA contains:
- a CDS encoding extracellular solute-binding protein, with translation MLFALLTSSVAFAAEIDVWHSYRGAEEKALAELVTRWNDTHPDEPVRLLAVPHEAYANKLTSAIPRGQGPDLFIFAHERIGDWAESGIIAPLDDKLDEAEQDAFLPVTLDALRYGDKLYGVPLAFKTVALFYNKDLVDNPPETTEELVALAEAQRDEEAGSFGLAYQADSFYFHAGWFFGFGGKIFNDDGTARLDRPENAKSLAFVADLRERGLIPEEPTGALVGELFNDGKAAAVIQGPWFLGEIDESVDYAVAPLPRVSETGLPARPFLTVEAALVSAEATNPDGAMAFARYLSAPDGAKFRLQEGKQLVANEAVYEDASVELPQALRAFQEQSKQAKPMPNQPLMRAVWEPAALAMRSVLRGSLGPEGALKKAQQRFEVVTRAPPEQKNPFPYLIGLVVLLAAALGWLWLGLKRQGGMAALRQKKHAYLYLLPGGLALVLLVLVPFVVGTAVAFFSHRGGEFTFVGLSNFVSIIFSEDYPVTDPLSFYFTLGVTVMWTAINVFFHVSIGLALAMLLRNKWLKLKGVYRVLLIVPWAVPSYITALIWKGMFHSQFGAINGILESVGLEPVPWFSGFWTAFAANVTTNTWLGFPFMMVVCLGALQAVPKDIEEAAMMDGANAWTRFWRVILPQIKPALVPAVVLGSVWTFNMFNIIYLVSGGEPDGSTEILISEAYKWAFSRQEQYGYAAAYATLIFLALIVYSALTQKLTAGGGDDD, from the coding sequence TTGCTGTTCGCACTCCTCACATCGAGCGTCGCCTTCGCCGCCGAGATCGACGTCTGGCACAGCTACCGCGGCGCCGAAGAAAAGGCGCTCGCCGAGCTCGTCACCCGCTGGAACGACACGCACCCCGACGAGCCCGTCCGCCTGCTCGCCGTGCCCCACGAGGCCTACGCGAACAAGCTGACCTCGGCGATTCCGCGCGGCCAGGGGCCAGACCTGTTCATCTTCGCCCACGAGCGCATCGGCGACTGGGCCGAGTCGGGCATCATCGCCCCGCTCGACGACAAGCTCGACGAGGCCGAGCAGGACGCGTTTTTGCCGGTCACCCTCGACGCGCTTCGCTACGGCGACAAGCTGTACGGCGTGCCGCTGGCGTTCAAGACGGTCGCCCTCTTCTACAACAAAGACCTCGTCGACAACCCGCCCGAGACCACCGAGGAGCTCGTCGCGCTCGCCGAAGCGCAGCGCGACGAGGAGGCCGGAAGCTTCGGACTCGCCTACCAGGCCGACAGCTTCTACTTCCACGCCGGCTGGTTCTTCGGGTTCGGCGGCAAGATCTTCAACGACGACGGCACCGCCCGGCTCGACCGGCCGGAGAACGCCAAGAGCCTGGCGTTCGTCGCCGATTTGCGCGAGCGCGGGCTCATCCCCGAGGAGCCGACCGGCGCGCTCGTCGGCGAGTTGTTCAACGACGGCAAAGCGGCCGCGGTCATCCAAGGGCCGTGGTTCTTGGGCGAGATCGACGAGTCGGTCGACTACGCCGTGGCGCCGCTGCCGAGGGTCTCGGAGACCGGGCTTCCCGCCCGGCCCTTCCTGACGGTCGAGGCGGCGCTGGTGTCGGCCGAGGCGACGAACCCCGACGGCGCGATGGCCTTCGCGCGCTATTTGAGCGCGCCCGACGGCGCGAAGTTTCGCCTGCAGGAGGGCAAACAGCTCGTGGCCAACGAGGCGGTCTACGAGGACGCAAGCGTCGAGCTCCCGCAGGCGCTGCGCGCCTTCCAGGAGCAGTCGAAGCAGGCCAAGCCGATGCCCAACCAGCCGCTGATGCGCGCGGTGTGGGAGCCGGCGGCGCTGGCGATGCGCAGCGTGCTCCGAGGCTCGCTGGGGCCGGAGGGCGCGCTTAAAAAAGCGCAGCAGCGCTTCGAAGTCGTCACCCGCGCCCCGCCCGAGCAGAAGAATCCGTTCCCGTACCTCATCGGCCTCGTCGTCCTGCTCGCCGCAGCGCTCGGCTGGCTGTGGCTCGGCCTGAAGCGCCAGGGCGGCATGGCCGCGCTTCGCCAGAAGAAGCACGCCTACCTGTACCTGCTCCCTGGCGGGCTCGCGCTCGTCTTGCTCGTCCTCGTGCCGTTCGTGGTGGGCACGGCGGTGGCCTTCTTCAGCCACCGCGGCGGCGAGTTTACGTTCGTCGGGCTGTCGAATTTCGTGAGCATCATCTTCAGCGAGGACTACCCGGTCACCGACCCGCTGTCGTTCTACTTCACGCTCGGCGTGACGGTGATGTGGACGGCGATCAACGTCTTCTTCCACGTCTCCATCGGTCTGGCGCTGGCGATGCTGCTGCGCAACAAGTGGCTCAAGCTCAAGGGCGTCTACCGGGTACTCCTGATCGTGCCGTGGGCGGTGCCGAGCTATATCACCGCGCTCATCTGGAAGGGGATGTTCCACAGCCAGTTCGGCGCCATCAACGGCATCTTGGAGAGCGTCGGCTTGGAGCCGGTGCCCTGGTTTTCGGGCTTTTGGACGGCGTTCGCGGCCAACGTGACCACCAACACATGGCTCGGTTTCCCGTTCATGATGGTCGTCTGCCTGGGCGCGCTGCAGGCGGTGCCCAAGGACATCGAAGAAGCCGCGATGATGGACGGCGCCAACGCCTGGACGCGCTTCTGGCGGGTCATCCTGCCCCAGATCAAGCCGGCGCTGGTCCCGGCGGTGGTCCTGGGCAGCGTGTGGACCTTCAACATGTTCAATATCATCTACCTGGTCAGCGGCGGCGAGCCGGACGGCTCGACCGAGATCCTCATCTCGGAGGCCTACAAGTGGGCGTTTAGCCGCCAAGAGCAGTACGGCTATGCGGCGGCGTACGCCACGTTGATCTTCTTGGCGCTGATTGTGTATTCGGCGCTCACGCAGAAGCTGACGGCGGGAGGTGGAGATGATGATTGA
- a CDS encoding ABC transporter ATP-binding protein yields the protein MATAPKTTQPQGAIDLRDLIKSYGDTEVLKGINLTIAPGEFLVLVGPSGCGKSTLLRCIAGLEEITGGDLVIDGRKCNDVHPKDRDLAMVFQSYALYPHMTVAENLAFSLTVRKFDDAEIEKRVAEVAERLGLTPLLGRRSKQLSGGQRQRVAVGRAIVREPKAFLFDEPLSNLDAALRGKMRIELKKLHHDLGATMIYVTHDQVEAMTLADRIVVLEGGHVQQVGSPTELFENPSNIFVAGFIGSPPMNFLSSEPSSDLRVAGEGFELALSDRFKGVDLPAEVTAGVRPTGLVLDGDGQGRVRGRVEVVEPLGWESYVHVSIGDSEDERIVAQIPTERARQYDHGDAIELTVAAEDVHVFDSKTTQAIRPTTEERNGSV from the coding sequence ATGGCAACAGCCCCCAAGACAACCCAACCCCAAGGCGCCATCGACCTCCGCGACCTCATCAAGTCCTACGGCGACACCGAGGTCCTCAAGGGCATCAACCTGACGATCGCCCCCGGCGAATTCTTGGTGCTCGTCGGCCCCTCGGGTTGCGGCAAATCGACGCTCTTGCGCTGCATCGCCGGGCTCGAAGAGATCACCGGCGGTGACCTGGTCATCGACGGGCGCAAGTGCAACGACGTGCACCCGAAGGACCGCGACCTGGCGATGGTCTTCCAGTCGTACGCGCTCTACCCGCACATGACGGTGGCCGAAAACCTGGCGTTCTCGCTGACGGTTCGGAAATTCGACGACGCCGAGATCGAAAAGCGCGTCGCCGAGGTCGCCGAGCGCCTCGGGCTGACGCCCTTGCTCGGGCGGCGCTCGAAGCAGCTCTCCGGCGGCCAGCGCCAGCGCGTGGCGGTGGGCCGAGCGATCGTGCGAGAGCCCAAGGCGTTCCTCTTCGACGAGCCCCTGTCGAACCTCGACGCCGCCCTTCGCGGCAAGATGCGCATCGAGCTCAAGAAACTCCACCACGACCTGGGCGCCACGATGATCTACGTGACCCACGACCAGGTCGAGGCGATGACGCTCGCCGACCGCATCGTGGTCCTCGAAGGCGGCCACGTCCAACAGGTGGGAAGCCCCACCGAACTCTTCGAGAACCCGTCGAATATCTTCGTTGCCGGCTTTATCGGCAGCCCGCCGATGAATTTTCTGTCCAGTGAGCCCAGCTCGGATCTGCGCGTGGCCGGCGAGGGCTTCGAACTCGCCCTGTCCGACCGCTTCAAAGGCGTCGACCTGCCCGCCGAGGTGACCGCCGGCGTGCGCCCCACTGGGCTCGTGCTCGACGGCGACGGCCAAGGCCGCGTGCGCGGCCGAGTCGAGGTCGTCGAGCCACTCGGCTGGGAGTCGTACGTGCACGTGAGCATCGGCGACAGCGAGGACGAGCGCATCGTCGCGCAGATCCCGACCGAGCGTGCACGGCAATACGACCACGGCGACGCGATCGAGCTGACCGTGGCCGCCGAAGACGTGCACGTGTTCGATTCGAAGACGACTCAGGCGATTCGACCCACGACGGAGGAGCGAAATGGGTCGGTATAA
- a CDS encoding sugar ABC transporter permease: MSQPSKTQVFLTNAALIVAVFVTLYPVLWVVKMALTPSQAFSMSVNPIPTEFSLANFEDLLFAQDMEGNWLFLHQFINSIAVSVATTILGVGFATTAAYSFSRFRFPGREGGMNLLLITQMFPGVVMTIPLYIILEELGLLNSLTGMALVYSTTAVPFCVWMLKGYFDTIPRELEEAAIMDGMGRFGIFTKIILPLAKPGIVVTALFSFMTAWNEFILAATFLSEPTKFTLPVALQRYVGDYSTEWGRFAAGAILVSIPVMALFFALQKHLVGGLTAGSVKG; encoded by the coding sequence ATGAGTCAACCATCAAAAACCCAGGTTTTCCTGACGAACGCGGCGCTCATCGTCGCCGTCTTCGTCACGCTCTACCCCGTGCTGTGGGTCGTCAAGATGGCGCTGACGCCCTCGCAGGCGTTTTCGATGTCGGTCAACCCGATCCCGACCGAGTTCTCGCTGGCGAACTTCGAAGACCTGCTCTTCGCTCAGGACATGGAGGGCAACTGGTTGTTTTTGCACCAGTTCATCAACAGCATCGCCGTGTCGGTGGCCACGACCATTCTGGGCGTCGGCTTCGCGACTACCGCGGCGTACTCGTTCTCGCGGTTTCGGTTTCCGGGCCGCGAGGGCGGCATGAACCTGTTGCTCATCACCCAGATGTTCCCGGGCGTGGTCATGACGATCCCGCTCTACATCATCCTCGAGGAGCTCGGGCTGCTGAATTCGCTCACGGGCATGGCGCTCGTGTACTCGACCACCGCGGTACCCTTTTGCGTGTGGATGCTCAAGGGCTACTTCGACACGATCCCGCGCGAGCTCGAAGAAGCCGCCATCATGGACGGCATGGGCCGCTTCGGCATCTTCACCAAGATTATCTTGCCCCTGGCCAAGCCGGGCATCGTCGTCACGGCTCTGTTCTCGTTCATGACTGCGTGGAATGAGTTCATCCTGGCCGCGACCTTTTTGAGCGAGCCGACCAAGTTCACCCTACCGGTGGCGCTGCAGCGATACGTCGGAGACTACTCGACCGAATGGGGCCGCTTTGCGGCGGGCGCGATTTTGGTGTCGATTCCGGTGATGGCGTTGTTCTTTGCGCTGCAGAAGCATCTTGTGGGTGGGTTGACGGCGGGGAGCGTGAAGGGGTGA